The stretch of DNA GATCGCCGCCCCGCCGCGCCCGTCCGCACCGCATATTGCAGCGCCACGACCCGAGATCCATCGCGCCGCGCCGCCGCAGCGACCAGCCATGACGAGACATCCCGAGCCGCGCATCGCCGCACCATCGGGCCCGGGTGCATCGCCCGCCGCGAGCGCGCGACCGTCGCGAAAGGAACAGATCGAGACGCGTGCGCAGCAGCGTGAGCAGCGTATCCAGCAGCGACAGCAGATCGTGCAGGAGCGGCAGCGCGACATGCTGTCGCGTCAGAGCACAGATCGGCAGACCCGCATCGATCGCCTGCAGCAGCGCGTGCAGCAATTGCAGTCGCAAAAGCCGGAAGGCCTGCGGGCGCAACGCGCGCAGGAAAGGTCGCTGCAGACCCAAAACCGCCTGCTCCAGCGCGAGCAGCGCATGCAGCAAAGCGATCAGGCGCGCCTGCAGCGGCTGAGCCCGCAGCCTTCGGCTGAACGAACGGCCGCCATGCAGGCTGCCGCACGCGGGCGATTTGCCGCGCAGTTCCGCAGCAATGATGCCCTGCAAGCCCGAACTGCGCTCACGGCCCGGGAGAACAGCTGGGCTCCCCGCGATGCCTGGCGGCGCGGTCACCGCGCAGCGTTTGTGGCCTGGCTCGGCCCGGTGTTCTGGCCCTACGCCTATTCCGACATCTTCAGTTACACCTTTTGGCCCTATGCCTATGACCCCGGCTATTGGGCCTACGCTTACGACGACTTCGTCGACACAGTGTTTTGGGGGACGGACAGCCCGTATTCCGCTTACGCCAGATATCCGGAGCCTGGTGCTGCGATCACCGATTATCGAGCGCGCGGACGCGCAAGCGTGAGCCCGCAGGCTCTCCGGCAATTGTGCGGAGGTCCGGATAAGGGCGTGACCGCCTGGCCGATCGAGGAGATCGCTCGGGCAGTACAGCCGAGGCCCGATCAGCGCGTCCTGCTTGATGAATTGAAGGCCGCCGCGGCAAAGGCGGCCGACGTGTTCAGCTGCGCCGATTCCTATGCGATGACGCCACCCGGTCGCTTGCGCGCGATGACGAACCGCGTAAGCGCAACGCTCGACGCGGTAAAGATCGTGCGGCCGGCACTTGAGCAATTTTATAATTCGCTCAACGACGAGCAAAAAGCGCGCTTCAACGCACTTGGCCCGAACGTCGGCGAGCGATCGCAACAGCAGCCGCAGCAGGAAGCGAATGCTGAAGCCGAGAAGTGCGGCGAGCCGAAGTCCAGCCTCACGCAGCTACCGATCGAGCGGATCGAGGCCGTGCTACATCCGGCCGGCAAGCAAAAGGAAGCGCTCGACCGCCTCAGCACGGCGACGAAGAGTGCGGTTGAAAGATTGCAGGCCGCCTGCCCCGATGACGTGCCGCTCACGCCGCTTGGACGGCTGGAGGCCATGGAAAGGCGGCTCGAAGCCATGCTGCAGGCAGCCGCGCTGGTGCAGCCGCCACTGGATGAGTTCTATGCCGCGCTGAGCAACGAGCAGAAGGCTCGCTTCAATACGCTGCAACAGACCGCAAGCCCCTGACCGCAGCTTTGACGCAATCCCCTTGCCGACGAGGTGATCGAATGAGGCAATGGCACTTCATTACGCTTCTCGCCCGGCCAACGTCCAGGCGGCGAGACGGACGTGTACGGCACCGCGATCGCCTGCTCTTGATAAGCGCGTTGAGCGCAATGGCATTCATGCTTCCATCGCCTTCCGCCCTGCCTCAGGCGTCGCAAGGCAATGAGGACGCCTCAGGCCAGCAGGCGTTCAACAATGCCTGTCGAACCTGTCACATGGTGAAGGAAGGCGACAATCGGCTGGGTCCCAACCTGCATAAGATTGTCGGACGTAAAGCAGGATCGCTGCCGGACTACGGATTTTCCAGCGCAATGAAGGAAGCAGGTTTCGTCTGGGATGAAGAGAAGCTCGATCGCTTCATTGCAAACCCCGATGAAGTCGTACCCGGCAACAGCATGAAGCCGTATGGCGGCCTATCATCGAGCGACGATAGGAAAAAGATCATCGCCTACCTTGCTCAACCGCGATAACGCCGCCGCCTCAGGCGTTTTCGGCGAAAACAGCGTGGCTGGGCCTCCTCCGTCACTTCAGCGTGCGCGCCGCGGCCAAGGCGCGCTCCATCGCCTGCGTTACAATTACCGCAGAGCGTTCGTCGAGATGAACGCCGTCGGCCCAGCGCAGCTCGCTTCGGTCTACTTCGACGGGCAACCATCGATTGGAATCCGGAAACGCGGCGTGAATAATCTCCCGCGTGGTCGCTGCAAATCGCGAGCCTTCGATCGGTTCGGAATACGGTAGCTCGAACAGGAACACCCGCGCGCCGCGTTGTTCCACCATCCGGATCAACGCCTCAATTCGTTTCGCGTTGATCCGCGCGGCATCCGTCGGATCCTCCGCATCGAACTGCTGCAGCGCGCGATCCGCATAGATCCGGTTGTCGAAATCGCTCGGCGGCTGCCCGACCAATCGGCGCAGGTCGAGCGCCACCTGCTCATGCGTCAGCGGTGCGTGAAGCCGCTGCTCATGGGCCGCTACCGCGGCTCTGACGGGGCGAAAGAAAAACGGCTCCGTGTCGCCGCGCGAGTAATGTTCGACCAGCGCGACATCGGTGGAACGGGCGAGCACATTCGCCTCGATCAGGATGACACCGGGAAGCCGCGGCTGGCTGGCAACGATCTCCAGCCCGGTGACCGGAGAGCCCCCCGCAAGCGCCAGGTTCCGCAAGCCGCGCGTTGCGAAATATTCCTCCTTGAGGCGGAACGTGATCGAGCTGCCCACCAGCACGACGTCAGGCACCGGCTCGCGCAGGTAACGGCTCAGGGTGATCAGCGCGCCGTCCCGCGTCGTCGTCGCCGGCATTTGCAGCCCGCTGCCGAAGCGCGCGGTGGCAAAGCCGCAGACGATCAAGACAATCGCTGCAGCAGCCCCGCATTTCATCAACCATCGAACCGCAGACACGCTTTCCTCGTCCCTAGAACTGAAAATAGATGAACGACGTTTCGGGACCCGCCTCCAGATACATCAGCGCGGCCATCGAGCCGTAGAGATATGGCTCCGCCCAGCGAAGTCTTCCCTCGAACAGCGAGCCGAAACCAAGGTGCTGAATCATGACCGGCAGCGAATAGAGCAGCGCCAGGCTGTAGAACAGCTTCGTCGGGTTGGGATTCGCGCTCGGCACAAACATGCCCGCGAGGTAGCCGACCGCATGATCGAAATTCGGCAGCTTGAAGAAAATCCAGAGCATGGTGACGCAGACAAAGACGATGGTCATCCGCACTGCTCGAAACACCGCAACGTCGATCGAAGCCAGTCGGGCCAACAAGGGGCGTTCGAGCACCAGCAGCAGGCCGTGCAGCAGCCCCCACATCAAATAGCCGAGGCCAGCGCCGTGCCAGAGACCGCCCAATCCCATCACGATCGTCAGGTTCAAATAGGTCCGCCATACGCCGTGGCGGTTGCCGCCGAGCGGAACGTAAAGATAGGTCCGCAGCCAGTTCGACAGCGAGATGTGCCAGCGCGTCCAGAACTCGGAGAACGAGGTCGAGATGTAGGGAAGATTGAAGTTGATCGGCAGGCGGTAGCCGAACAGGAGAGCAAGCCCGATCGCAATCGCGGAATAGCCGAAGAAGTCCGCATAGATCTGATAGCTGTAGAGGAAAACGAGCAACCAGCGATCCTGGGTCTGCAGCGTCTCGTAGAGCGGGAAGCTCATACAGGACGTCATTTCATTGAGGTTGTTCGCCACATACAGCTTGAAGAAAAATCCAGTCAGGATCCATTTCGCGGCCTCGACGAACGGAATGTCCGCAAAATATTTCGGCTTGATCTGCGGCATGAACATTTCCGCGCGCGTG from Bradyrhizobium sp. AZCC 1693 encodes:
- a CDS encoding Spy/CpxP family protein refolding chaperone, translating into MTRHPEPRIAAPSGPGASPAASARPSRKEQIETRAQQREQRIQQRQQIVQERQRDMLSRQSTDRQTRIDRLQQRVQQLQSQKPEGLRAQRAQERSLQTQNRLLQREQRMQQSDQARLQRLSPQPSAERTAAMQAAARGRFAAQFRSNDALQARTALTARENSWAPRDAWRRGHRAAFVAWLGPVFWPYAYSDIFSYTFWPYAYDPGYWAYAYDDFVDTVFWGTDSPYSAYARYPEPGAAITDYRARGRASVSPQALRQLCGGPDKGVTAWPIEEIARAVQPRPDQRVLLDELKAAAAKAADVFSCADSYAMTPPGRLRAMTNRVSATLDAVKIVRPALEQFYNSLNDEQKARFNALGPNVGERSQQQPQQEANAEAEKCGEPKSSLTQLPIERIEAVLHPAGKQKEALDRLSTATKSAVERLQAACPDDVPLTPLGRLEAMERRLEAMLQAAALVQPPLDEFYAALSNEQKARFNTLQQTASP
- a CDS encoding c-type cytochrome — encoded protein: MAFMLPSPSALPQASQGNEDASGQQAFNNACRTCHMVKEGDNRLGPNLHKIVGRKAGSLPDYGFSSAMKEAGFVWDEEKLDRFIANPDEVVPGNSMKPYGGLSSSDDRKKIIAYLAQPR
- a CDS encoding MBOAT family O-acyltransferase, producing the protein MTFTSWQFGVFVAIVFAAYYLPALRAFQVQLLVFASLFFYGYGQPELLALLAVAVFGTYLFLVLALRNRRAWLPAGIAFNLVLLAFFKYKLLFIDPASPSLVDFAPLDFLLKLPLPIGISFFVFHNISLLVDLTRHKAAPPTLTGVFLYIIFFPQLVSGPITRAEMFMPQIKPKYFADIPFVEAAKWILTGFFFKLYVANNLNEMTSCMSFPLYETLQTQDRWLLVFLYSYQIYADFFGYSAIAIGLALLFGYRLPINFNLPYISTSFSEFWTRWHISLSNWLRTYLYVPLGGNRHGVWRTYLNLTIVMGLGGLWHGAGLGYLMWGLLHGLLLVLERPLLARLASIDVAVFRAVRMTIVFVCVTMLWIFFKLPNFDHAVGYLAGMFVPSANPNPTKLFYSLALLYSLPVMIQHLGFGSLFEGRLRWAEPYLYGSMAALMYLEAGPETSFIYFQF